One Sylvia atricapilla isolate bSylAtr1 chromosome 24, bSylAtr1.pri, whole genome shotgun sequence genomic window carries:
- the NCMAP gene encoding noncompact myelin-associated protein — translation MMTATPLTNNTQLSVNVTTKSQEQSLYQSSGAIVAAIVVGVIIIFTVVLLILKTYNRRMRVRRELEPKPSKLAVPPPVGHHSHGLAQQPSVTFIPVDIHLHSR, via the exons ATGATGACGGCCACGCCACTGACCAATAACACTCAGCTCTCAGTGAATGTGACCACAAAATCCCAAGAACAAAGTCTCTATCAAA GTTCTGGAGCAATAGTTGCTGCCATCGTGGTGGGGGTGATTATTATTTTCACAGTGGTTCTGCTCATCCTGAAAACATACAACAG GCGCATGCGGGTGCGGCGGGAGCTGGAACCCAAACCCTCCAAACTGGCAGTGCCACCTCCTGTGGGACACCACAGCCACGGCCTGGCCCAGCAGCCCTCGGTGACCTTCATCCCTGTGGACATCCACCTGCACAGCAGGTAA